One stretch of Chryseobacterium indologenes DNA includes these proteins:
- a CDS encoding efflux RND transporter permease subunit, whose translation MKKLLTISIQKRWLMLALFLLLGFFGYYSWTKLSVEAYPDIADVTSQVVTQVPGLAAEEVEQQITIPLERALNGLPGMHVMRSKSTFGLSMITMVFDDGIDDYWARQRIQERLTDVTLPYGAQPGLDPLTSPIGEVYRYIIESNTHSLRELTDLQKFVIIPRIKQVSGIADVTNFGGITTQFQVELDPHKLEQYGLSLSEVTETISKNNVSAGGSMLPRGNLAYVIRGIGLVKDLNDLGKIVVKTENGVPVFLNDVGTLKYGNLERKGILGYTDRKRNYPESVEGIVLLLRGQNPSQVLEGVHQAVAELNNETLPPGVKIHPFLDRTDLVSTTLHTVSHTLTEGIVLVIIVLIVFLGSWRGALLVAITIPLSLLFAFILMHFTNIPANLLSLGAIDFGIIVDGAIVMLETILKKREEDPEESLEEKTITQRVIEVAKPIFFSTIIIITAYLPLFAFERVEKKLFTPMAFTVGYALLGALAVALLLIPGLAYVIYRKPQKIYHNKWLEKISTLYGKRIEKIMLTPKKVIIPVTIVLLSAGVLSYTVGKDFLPELDEGSIWLQVQLPPGISLAKAKEMSDTLRAKTLKHSEITYMMVQAGRNDDGTDPWTASHFEVSVGIKPYDQWPSGKTKADLIKELAADYKEMPGFTVGFSQPMIDGVMDKISGAHSELVVKVYGEDFKETRRIAENVLSTLNKIPGSADLAIDQEPPLPQLQIIADRDKIAQYGLNVADVADLIEVALGGKAISQIFIGNKVYDISCRYTEDSRDTPDKIGNLMLTSASGAKIPLSQVAEVKLSTGESTITREMNKRHLTVKLNLRGTDLSSFLKKAQDKIEKDIQYDHEKYQIKWGGQFENQNRAYSRLAFIVPLALAIMFLLLYGAFGDFKQALVLMSIVPLALFGGMLALNIRGMSLNVSSAVGFIALFGVAIQNGVIMISHINDLRKKGYALKPAVIKGAKDRFRPVLMTATVAVIGLFPASLATGIGSDVQRPLATVIVYGLMFSTILTLFVLPAIYFLAERSNEKQNLESDEALTH comes from the coding sequence ATGAAAAAACTTTTGACAATCTCTATACAGAAGAGGTGGCTCATGTTGGCACTCTTCCTTTTATTAGGGTTCTTTGGTTATTACTCCTGGACCAAATTATCCGTAGAAGCTTATCCTGACATCGCTGATGTAACTTCACAGGTGGTTACCCAAGTTCCGGGATTGGCTGCTGAAGAAGTAGAACAGCAGATTACCATTCCATTGGAAAGAGCCCTTAATGGCCTCCCCGGAATGCATGTCATGCGAAGCAAAAGTACCTTCGGCCTCTCCATGATTACCATGGTTTTTGATGATGGTATAGATGACTATTGGGCCAGGCAACGTATTCAGGAAAGACTTACAGATGTTACCCTTCCTTATGGAGCACAACCCGGCCTTGATCCACTTACCTCTCCTATCGGCGAAGTGTATCGTTATATTATTGAAAGTAATACTCATAGCTTGCGGGAACTTACAGATTTACAGAAATTTGTAATTATTCCACGTATCAAGCAGGTTTCAGGGATTGCAGATGTAACCAACTTCGGTGGAATTACCACACAGTTTCAGGTGGAATTAGATCCTCACAAACTTGAACAATATGGCCTTTCCTTATCAGAAGTTACTGAGACCATTTCAAAAAATAACGTAAGTGCCGGAGGAAGTATGCTTCCACGTGGAAACCTAGCCTATGTCATTCGGGGAATAGGTCTTGTGAAAGATTTGAATGATCTTGGAAAAATCGTAGTAAAAACTGAAAACGGTGTTCCGGTATTTCTGAATGATGTAGGAACATTGAAATACGGAAACCTTGAACGAAAAGGAATTCTGGGATATACAGACCGAAAGCGAAACTATCCAGAAAGTGTAGAAGGAATTGTTCTGTTATTAAGAGGGCAAAACCCATCTCAAGTGTTGGAAGGTGTTCATCAGGCTGTTGCCGAGTTAAACAATGAAACTCTTCCTCCTGGTGTAAAAATCCACCCTTTCCTTGACAGAACAGACCTTGTAAGTACTACACTTCACACAGTTTCTCATACCCTTACCGAAGGAATTGTTCTCGTTATTATTGTCCTGATTGTATTTTTGGGAAGCTGGAGAGGAGCTTTATTAGTCGCTATAACCATTCCGCTTTCTTTATTATTTGCATTTATTTTAATGCATTTCACCAATATTCCTGCTAATCTTCTTTCCTTGGGGGCAATTGACTTTGGAATTATTGTAGACGGAGCCATTGTAATGCTGGAAACCATCCTGAAAAAAAGGGAAGAGGATCCTGAAGAATCATTGGAAGAAAAAACAATTACACAAAGGGTGATTGAGGTAGCAAAACCTATTTTCTTTTCTACGATTATTATTATTACAGCCTATCTTCCATTGTTTGCATTCGAAAGAGTAGAAAAAAAACTATTTACTCCAATGGCATTTACAGTGGGATATGCTTTGCTGGGAGCTCTTGCTGTCGCATTACTCCTTATTCCAGGGCTTGCCTATGTGATCTATCGCAAACCACAAAAAATATATCATAATAAATGGCTTGAAAAAATAAGCACTCTTTATGGAAAAAGAATCGAAAAAATAATGCTAACCCCTAAAAAGGTAATAATCCCGGTAACCATCGTCTTATTATCTGCAGGAGTACTTTCCTATACTGTAGGAAAAGATTTCCTTCCCGAACTGGATGAAGGTTCTATATGGTTGCAGGTACAGCTCCCTCCAGGTATTTCTCTGGCTAAAGCAAAAGAAATGAGCGATACCTTACGAGCCAAAACATTAAAACATTCGGAAATCACTTATATGATGGTTCAGGCTGGCCGTAATGACGACGGAACTGATCCATGGACGGCTTCCCACTTTGAGGTTTCTGTAGGGATAAAACCTTACGATCAATGGCCATCAGGGAAAACCAAAGCTGACCTCATTAAAGAATTAGCTGCTGATTACAAAGAAATGCCAGGATTCACAGTAGGTTTCTCGCAACCTATGATTGACGGAGTAATGGATAAAATTTCCGGAGCCCATAGTGAACTCGTTGTAAAAGTGTATGGTGAAGACTTCAAAGAAACCAGAAGAATTGCGGAAAATGTATTGTCTACTTTAAACAAAATTCCGGGTTCTGCAGACCTTGCCATTGATCAGGAACCTCCGTTGCCCCAACTGCAGATTATAGCAGACAGGGATAAAATAGCCCAATATGGATTGAACGTGGCAGATGTTGCGGATCTTATTGAAGTCGCCCTGGGAGGAAAGGCAATCTCGCAGATTTTTATCGGAAATAAAGTCTATGATATTTCCTGTCGCTATACAGAAGACAGCCGGGATACTCCTGATAAAATAGGAAACCTGATGCTCACCTCAGCTTCAGGGGCTAAAATTCCTTTATCTCAGGTTGCAGAAGTAAAATTAAGTACCGGAGAAAGTACCATAACCCGTGAAATGAACAAGAGGCACCTTACTGTAAAACTGAATTTAAGAGGTACAGACCTTTCTTCTTTTCTGAAAAAAGCGCAGGACAAAATTGAGAAAGACATCCAATATGACCATGAAAAATATCAGATCAAATGGGGTGGACAATTTGAAAACCAAAACAGGGCGTATTCCAGATTGGCGTTCATAGTTCCTTTGGCATTAGCTATTATGTTCCTTCTATTATATGGGGCATTTGGAGATTTCAAACAGGCATTGGTATTGATGTCTATCGTTCCCCTGGCATTATTTGGAGGAATGCTGGCTCTTAATATACGTGGAATGTCTCTAAACGTATCTTCTGCTGTAGGATTTATTGCCCTTTTCGGAGTCGCCATTCAGAATGGAGTGATTATGATTTCCCACATCAATGACCTCCGTAAAAAAGGATATGCTCTGAAACCCGCTGTTATTAAAGGAGCAAAGGACCGTTTCAGACCGGTATTGATGACAGCAACAGTGGCAGTCATCGGATTATTCCCAGCCTCACTAGCTACCGGAATCGGCTCGGATGTACAACGACCGCTGGCCACTGTAATTGTCTATGGATTAATGTTCTCTACTATTTTAACACTATTCGTTCTTCCTGCCATCTATTTTTTGGCAGAACGTAGCAACGAAAAACAAAATTTAGAATCAGATGAAGCACTTACACATTAA